One window of the Hemitrygon akajei chromosome 5, sHemAka1.3, whole genome shotgun sequence genome contains the following:
- the hgd gene encoding homogentisate 1,2-dioxygenase — protein sequence MGSLKYMSGFGNEFSSEDPSCPGSLPEGQNNPQVCPYGLYAEQLSGSAFTCPRNNNKRSWLYRILPSVVHRPFASVYQGNLSYNWDEVNPDPNQLRWLPFKLQKKSEKMVDFVTGLHTICGAGDIRSRCGLAIHIYICNTSMENKSFYNSDGDFLLVPQKGNLLITTEFGKMLVEPNEICVIQQGMHFSVEVSEETRGYVLEIFGAHFELPDLGPIGANGLANPRDFKVPVAWYENRQVPAGFTVINKFQGKLFAAQQNLSPFNVVAWHGNYTPYKYNLNNFMVINCVVFDHADPSIFTVLTAKSTRPGVAIADFVIFPPRWGVANHTFRPPYYHRNCMSEFMGLIKGHYEAKEQGFLPGGASLHSIMTPHGPDAECFEKASKAELKPEPVADGTMAFMFESSFNMSVTKWGLETCNCLDKSYSDCWKPLKNNFNIKWKLSDK from the exons TATATGTCAGGATTTGGCAATGAATTTTCTTCAGAAGATCCAAGCTGTCCTGGTTCCTTACCAGAGGGTCAG AATAATCCACAGGTTTGTCCGTATGGGCTGTATGCAGAACAACTGTCTGGTTCAGCCTTCACTTGCCCGAGAAACAACAACAAGAGGAG tTGGCTGTATCGTATTCTACCTTCAGTTGTTCATAGGCCCTTTGCTTCTGTATATCAGGGAAATCTCTCTTACAATTGGGATGAAGTCAATCCTGATCCCAACCAG CTCAGATGGCTGCCCTTCAAACTACAAAAGAAATCGGAGAAGATGGTTGATTTTGTAACT GGCTTACATACTATATGTGGAGCTGGAGATATCAGGTCTCGCTGTGGCTTGGCTATTCATATCTATATCTGCAACACATCAATGGAGAATAA GAGTTTTTATAATTCAGATGGGGATTTCCTTCTAG tgcctcaaaaagggaaCCTCCTGATCACCACAGAATttggcaaaatgctggtggaacccaaTGAAATTTGTGTCATTCAG caaGGCATGCACTTCAGTGTGGAGGTTTCTGAAGAAACCAGAGGTTACGTTCTGGAAATCTTTGGAGCACATTTTGAGTTGCCTGATCTTGGCCCTATTG GAGCCAATGGCCTCGCCAATCCCAGGGATTTCAAAGTTCCCGTTGCATGGTATGAAAACCGACAAGTTCCAGCAGGCTTtactgtcatcaacaaatttcagGGGAAGCTTTTTGCTGCCCAGCAG AATCTCTCTCCATTTAATGTTGTGGCCTGGCATGGAAACTATACACCTTACAAGTACAATCTGAATAACTTCATGGTCATTAATTGTGTTGTATTTGATCATGCA GATCCTTCAATTTTCACAGTGCTGACTGCTAAATCAACTCGCCCAGGTGTGGCTATTGCGGATTTTGTGATCTTTCCCCCACGTTGGGGAGTAGCTAACCACACATTCAGGCCTCCTTACTACCATC GCAACTGTATGAGTGAATTTATGGGACTGATTAAGGGTCATTATGAAGCAAAGGAGCAGGGCTTCCTGCCTGGCGGAGCAAGTCTGCATAGCATTATGACTCCACATGGGCCAGATGCTGAATGCTTTGAAAAAGCAAGCAAGGCAGAACTCAAACCAGAACCAGTAGCTGATGGGACAATG GCATTTATGTTTGAGAGCTCTTTCAACATGAGTGTCACCAAATGGGGTCTGGAGACCTGCAACTGCTTGGACAAAAGCTATTCAGACTGTTGGAAGCCTCTGAAAAATAACTTCAATATCAAATGGAAGCTAAGTGACAAGTGA
- the ndufb4 gene encoding NADH dehydrogenase [ubiquinone] 1 beta subcomplex subunit 4 — MAQYREAPLASRPHTLDPREYTEQSLEERRAQQERLAIRSRLKLQYLRQLNDPTRMEPMQDPAITRWVYARTLNHIYPNFRPSPKTSLIGFFCGVVPLFFWYYVFKTDRDRKEKLISEGMERPFSLSS, encoded by the exons ATGGCTCAGTATCGGGAGGCGCCGCTCGCCAGCCGGCCCCACACCCTTGACCCCAGGGAGTACACGGAGCAGAGTCTGGAGGAGCGGCGGGCTCAGCAGGAACGGCTGGCGATTCGCTCCCGCCTCAAGCTGCAGTACCTGCGACAGCTGAACGACCCGACGCGGATGGAGCCGATG CAAGATCCAGCCATAACTCGCTGGGTATATGCTCGCACTCTGAACCATATCTATCCCAACTTCCGTCCAAGTCCTAAGACATCACTAATAGGATTTTTCTGCGGTGTAGTACCTCTGTTCTTCTGGTACTACGTCTTCAAAACCGATCGG GATCGTAAAGAAAAGCTTATTAGTGAAGGAATGGAGCGGCCGTTTAGTTTATCATCATGA